The nucleotide window ATGTCTGGCTTCATCGTTTATGACACCAGCAACATCGTCAACGGCACATATACCAACTACATCATGGCGACAGTCAGCTTGTACACAAGCATCTTTAACCTGTTCGTTCATCTGCTCAGCCTTGTCGGTTTCCTTAACGACGATTAAACATTTCAGTTTAGTTTTCACCTGCTGAAAACAACACACAAAGCCCTGCAATCCTGATAAGATTGCAGGGCTTTTTTAGTTTACAGACATCCATATATTATGATTTTTTCAATTGTTATTACCGGCGCCCCTTATAGCTCCCAGGCATCAGCCAGCGCTTTACAGTTCAGTAAAAGCGTACTGAAACTGGGACACAGGATTCATCGGGTGTTTTTTTACGCCGATGGCGTCCACAGCGGCTCAGCTCTGGCTGCCCCGCCTCAGGATGAACGCAACATTCCGGCCGAATGGGCTGAGCTGGCCCGCGAGCATGAGCTCGATCTGGTAGTCTGCATCGCGGCGGCCGTGAGGCGTGGTGTACTGGATGAAAATGAGGCCCGTCGCTATGAAAAAAACGGCCATAACCTGAGCCCCGATTTTAACCTCTCCGGACTGGGCCAACTGGTAGAGGCCGGCATTCTGTCTGACCGCGTTGTTACTTTTGGAGCCTGATGATGAGCGATAGCAAAAAATCATTTCTGATTATTAATCGCAAAGCGCCTTACGGCAGTAGCGCCGCCCGGGATGCGCTGGATGTCGCACTCACCATCTCGGTCTTTGAACAACCCTTAAGCCTGTTGTTTTCAGACGACGGCGTGTTGCAACTATTGCCGGAACATAACGCCGCAGCGATCGGCCAGAAAAACCTTTCAGCCAATCTGGCGATGCTGGAGATGTATGATATTGATCAGCTCTATGTGTGTAGCCGTGCACTGGAACAACGGGGCATCCGCCCTAGCGATATCAAATTAAATATTACCCTGCTGGATCAGAACGGCATTGCCGCCCTGATCAAACAACAGGATCAGGTTTTGAGTTTCTGATTATGACACTTCATCTGATTAACAAAACCCCATCGGAAAGCAGCGCACTCAGCGACAGCCTGTCTGCCATGAGTGAAGGGGATGCCCTGTTACTGATTGAAAACGGTGTGTACGCCGCTTTGCCAGGCTATGCAGCGCTCTTTACCCGCCTGCCAGGATCAGTGCAATGCTATCTGCTGGAAAATGACGCTCAGGCCCGCGGCCTGAAAGACCTCAATCAGGAGTTTCGTCAGATCGACTATGACGGATTTGTCGAGCTGAGCTGTCGTTATAGCAAAGTGGTGAGCTGGTTCTAAAATGGAAAACTTAGATATAAACGGGCAGGCAATAGCCGTCGATAACGAAGGCTATCTGCGCCATCTGGAAGACTGGAATCGTGAGGTTGCGGAACAACTGGCACAACAGGAAGGTATTGAGCTGAACGAGGCTCATTGGGAAATTCTGCACCTGCTGCGTGATTTTTATCACACCTATGAAATGTCTCCGGCGATGCGCCCCCTGATAAAAGCGGTTGCCGCCAAGCTGGGCAGCGATAAAGGTAAGAGTATCTATCTGATGTCCCTTTTCCCCGGCAGCCCGGCAAAACTTGCCAGCAAGATAGCAGGCCTGCCAAAACCGACTAACTGTTTATAACGGACTCTTTTCGATGAAAATAGCTTTTCTCGGAATCGGCCTGATGGGCCAGCCAATGGCCGTTAATCTGCTGAATTCAGGCTTTAAACTGACCCTCTGGAACCGCACACGCAGCAAAGCTGAATCCCTGGTCTGCCAGGGCGCTGAAGTTGCAGAGACTCCGGCAGAGGCAATAGCGGATGCGGATATCACCATTACCATGCTGGAAAATGGTCCGATCGTCGATCAGATCCTGTTCAACAAAGAATTTCCCGCCACCTTTAAACGGGGCAGCACCGTAATCGATATGAGCTCTGTGCCCCCCAAGCTGGCTAAACAGCACGCTGCCCGCCTCAAACATATCGGTGTTAACTATCTCGATACGCCGGTATCGGGAGGCACTGTTGGCGCACAACAAGCCTCCCTTTCTATAATGGCGGGTGGCGATAAAACGGTTTTCGAGCGCTGCCTGCCAATATTCACCACTCTGGGAAAAGCGACCTATATCGGTCCGGCAGGTTCGGGACAGCTCGCCAAATGCGCCAACCAGGCCATTGTCGGCATCACCATTGGCGCGGTTGCCGAAGCGCTGCTGCTGGCCGCAGAAGGCGGTGCCGATCCTGCAGCCGTACGCGAGGCCCTGCTGGGAGGGTTTGCCAGCAGCCGGATTCTTGAGCTGCATGGTCAGCGCATGATCGACCGGGAGTTTAATCCCGGTGCGACATCCCGGGTTCAGCTTAAAGACCTGCGTACAATACTGGATACTGCACAGTCTGAAGACCTTACCCTGCCGCTGGTACAACAGACCTATGATCAGTATCAGCAGTTGGTCAGCAAAGGGTATGAAGAGATTGATCACAGCGGCTTATTACTGCAACTGGAGATGCTCAACGGCAACCGAACACTCAATGACAAACCGACCACCTCACCCTGCGACCCATCCGATCACTCATAATCCAGACTATTAGCCGGGAGATAAGTCATGCCAGATTTTGCCGTCAACCTGAGTATGCTTTTCACGGAGGTTCCTTTGGCAGAACGATTCTCCGCTGCCGCAGAACAGGGATTCAGCAAGGTCGAAATTCAGTTTCCTTATGAACTGCCTGCCGCTCAGATTCTCGATTTGCTGCAACACAATAAACAGCAGCTGGTACTCTTAAACGCGCCCGCCGGTGACTGGTTTTCCGGCGACAGGGGCATTGCATGCCATCCCGACAGAGTCGCTGAGTTCCGTCAGGGAGTCAGCCTTGCCATCGATTACGCAAAAAAACTAAATTGCCCAAATATCAATATATTATCCGGTATATCTCCAGCTAATTATAATAGCAAGCTTGTAAGAGAAACCTTCATTGATAACCTTAAATTCTGCGCTGAGGTATGCGCAAATGAGAACATTCAATTGCTTGTTGAAGCGATAAACACACAGGACATTCCGGGCTTTTTCCTCAATAACAGTCGCCAGGCATTTGAGCTGTTTCAAGCGATTGACCATACCAATATCAAGCTGCAATATGATATCTACCATATGCAGATTATGGAGGGTAATGTGATTCAAACCCTGCGAGATAATCTGGATAAGATCGGCCATATCCAGTTTGCTGATGTTCCCGGACGGCATGAACCACAAACTGGTGAACTAAACTTCAGCAATATTTTTAAAGCTCTGGATGATATGGGATACTCCGGTATAACAAGCCTTGAATATAATCCCTCTGCCAGCACCGCCGAAAGCCTTGGCTGGCTGAAACAGATAGCATAAGAGAGTAACCTATGGGTCTTGAAGACGCAGCGAAACAACTACAGCAGATTCAGGCAGAGCTTAGCTCCGACGTTCATGATCAGCATAAAAAAAATGGTGAAAATCAGGAGGCTTATCGTAAATGGGCAACCTTTTCGATTGCCGATGAGCTTTATGCCATTGATGTTATGCAAGTCAAAGAGGTGCTGCGTTTTACCGATATAACCCCTGTTCCGGGTGCCCCAGCAGGCATTCTCGGCATCATTAATCTTCGCGGCAGTGTCGTCACGGTGATTAGCTCCCGGACACTGTTTAAGCTGGAAGATAAAGAGATCGATCACAACACCCGCATCGTGGTTGCTGAATTTGACGACCAGGAGGTTCTGGGAATTCTGGTCGATGGTGTGGATGAGGTTCTCAACCTGCCGGAAAGCGAAACAGAGAGGGCCCCCGGGGTGATGCGCGAAGACTCCCAGCGCCAGTTTGTTCAGGGGGTTTGCTACCGGGATGATCAGCTTATCATTCTGCTGGATCTTGACCGGATGCTGGCGGGATTCAAAGCTTTACAACCTGAACAGGAACAATAACACAGCTCGCTCCCCTTTCAGGAGGCTGCGCAACGCGCCTATCCTTCAGATAGGCGTAATAAAAAACCCCGGACAAAGCCGGGGTTTATCAGATGGCTGTTTTTCTCAGCGCTACACCACTACTTTCTTTTGAGCGAAACTGTCCTCTGCCATTTCAGTCGCTATAATCTCTCCCTGATGCTCCCACATGCGGCGCTCCTCCTCTGTCGCTTTAGGTGAGAACAACCCCGTCTGAGCATAGATCAGTCCGATCACCGGTGATAACCAACAGGCAAATGCCAACGGTATGTACAGCAGATTTTCTACATGACCATCCGCAATACCCAGTCCCAGTGCACTGATTACAAATGCACCACCGGCATTCCAGGGAATCAGTGGCGAAATAAGCGTACCACCCTCTTCGATTGCCCGGGAAAGGTTCAGCGTCGAATATCCCATACCCCGATAGATCGGCGCGTACATACGACCTGGCAGAGCGATTGACAGATAGGGATCGCCGGCAACAAGATTGGTCGAAATAGAGGTACAAACCGCTGCCGTCTGAACGCCTTTAAACCCTTTAATTCTGGTCATAATCGCTGCAATTATAGCTTCCAGGCAGCCAGTCTTCTCGAGTGCACCACCAAAACCCAGCGCAATCAGCACCAGCGAGATGGTCCACATCATTGACTGTATTCCGCCGCGATTCAGCAGGCTATCAATAGTGCTGATACCCGTATCAATTGAATAACCGCTATTGGCAAAGGTGAGCAACTGATGGATGCCAGCCCCTTGTGTGATCATCGCTGCAACGGCACCCGCCAGAACCCCGGCAAACAGTGATGGGATGGGCGGCATACGCTTAACGGCAAGCACGATCACCAGCAGCGCAGGTAATAGTAACCAGACAGAGATAGTGAAGTTTGCATCAAGCGCAGTCGTGATCGCATTAATTTTTTCAAATGATGCCCCGTCTCCATCGATCAGGGTAAACCCAGCTACCAGATAGATGAAAAAAGCGATCAGCATTGAGGGTATAGTAGTCGGCATCATGTTTTTGATATGGGAAAACACATCAGTGCCGGTAACAGCCGGAGCCAGATTAGTGGTGTCTGACAGTGGTGAAATTTTATCCCCGAAAAAGGCGCCGGAAACGACCGCACCTGCAGTCCAGTAAACCGGAATATCAAACCCCGCACCGATCCCCATCAGCGCAAGGCCCACGGTGCCAACCGTTCCCCAGGAGGTACCGAGGGAGAGGGATACAACCGAGCAAAGCACCATGGCTGCCGCCAGGAATATCTGCGGTGACAGCAATGTCAGGCCATAATAGATCAGCGTTGGCACAGTACCACTGGCGATCCAGACGCCGATAATCATACCCACGCAGATCAGCACCGAAACCGAGGGCAGTGAAACATGAATTACATGAAAAACCCCCTCCTCAATATCTTTCCATTTAAGCCCCAGCCGGATGCCCACTAAACCGGTTATCGCTAACCCAATGGCCAGTGGAATATGGGGGGTAAAATCACCGAAATAGAACAGCTGTATACCCAGCACCAGAAGGGTCAGGACAACCGGGATCAGAGCCAATCCCAGCCGAGGTTTTTTCACGTCAGAAACTTGCAGATGATCATTCATAAACGTATCTCTCTTCTGACAGATATCACAACACTCCACCAATCAGGCCAAAAGTCTGTTAGACCGGTGTTTATGAGACATTCCTGTTGATCAAATCTGAATATTATTTTTATTAGCCCAACCAGATTAATTATTAGACAATTAGACTAGGTTATGGCCCTAAAAACCTACATTTGATCAAATAAATGTCTATATATAATCTTTTAGATAGAGATTGAGACTAATCGTAGTGAAAAGAGGTTTTAAATATCAAAAAACAAAAGACTCTGATATGAACAACCAGTGAGATCAGAGCAGATATGCGGAGTTAATGGCCACCCTAACCTATATGCACGGCAACTGACCTTTTCTGATGGCCGTGACGATGCTCCCAGCAATAAACACCCTGCCAGATTCCCAGCATCAACTGCCCATTCTTGACCGGTATCGAGAGCGTAGTTGCCGTCAGGACTGCTTTGATATGAGCTGGCATATCATCCCGGCCTTCGAACACATGGGTATACAGCGGATCGCCCTCCGGTACCAAACGGTTCAGCCAGTTTTCAAGATCACGCTGAGCGCTTGGGTCTGCATTTTCCTGGATGGTGAGACTGGCGCTGGTATGCTGAATCAGCAGACTACAAAGCCCCTCCCGCACCGTGCTCCTGTTCAGTAAACGCCTGATCTCATCGGTAAATTCATATAATCCCTGTCCCCGGGTTTCTATGCTGATTATCTCTACCATCGGTATCTATCCATCATAAAAAAGCCCCGCCTGAAATGACTCAGACAGGGCTTTTTTTGAGTTTATCAGAAAGACCGGGGATCAGAGTACCCGGCTGTTATTGAGGAACTTACTTTCCTGGCTTGGCCCTGTTCCATCAGCATAGAGAGTCACACCGGACTTCAGGCAGATAGTAAGATTCATATGCGACTCTTCAGTCTCTTTTGGCAGCAGGTGTTCGACAACCGCCTTTTCCTCAAGCAACTCAAGCTCGGTAGCCGTCAGCTTCTTACGACTGAAATCACTGACCTCAAGACCGTGCACAATCTGATAACGACCATAGTTACAGCGCACCGGGAAGGAGAAGAAAACTCCTTTCTCAATACCATAACTACCATCACTCAGAATCCCCATGCTGACAATCTCACCCGGATCAGTACCCTGAGTCCAGTTATGCATCTGATCAACAATCGCCTGAGCTGCAGAGGCCGCACTTGATAAGCCGCGAGCTTTAATAATCTCGCTGCCACGCTCCTGCACCCGCGGAATAAATTCATTACGATACCAGGAGGTATCAATCTGTCCCATCGCTGGCTGACCGAACACCGTTGCATGATGCAGATCCGGATACTGAGTCGGAGAGTGGTTACCCCAGATAATGATATTCTGAATATCAAGTGCAGTGACACCACACTGACTGGCCAGCATACCCTTGGCACGGTTATGATCCAGACGCGTCAGACAGGTAAACTGAGAGGGGCTAAGCTTCGGCGCATTACGACTGGCAATCAGCGCATTGGTGTTTGCCGGGTTACCGGTCACCAGCACTTTTACATCGCGGTTGGCAAAGTCGTTAAGCGCCTTACCCTGACGGGCAAAGATCTCTGCATTCACTTCAAGCAGATCACTTCGCTCCATACCAGGCCCACGCGGCCGGGCACCGACTAACAACGCATAGTGACAGTTACTGAAGCCCTCTTCGACATTGTCGTGAAGGGTAATCGTGTGCAGCAACGGGTAGGCACAATCCTCAAGCTCCATAGCAACACCCCGCAGGGCTTCCATCGCGTCGGGAATCTCAATCAGCTGAAGAATAACCGGCTGATCGCGCCCCATCATCTCCCCTGCGGCGATTTTGAATAACAGGTTATAACTGATAGCGCCTGCAGCACCAGTTACAGCAATCCGTACGGGTCTTCTCATCTTTTATTACCTTTTGTTCTATGCTTATGAGAGCTTATACTTATACAAAAGTATAAAGCAATGAGTTTAGGATGTAACTACTTCAAAATACGGTATTTTTATAACCGATTGCTATATGGTTAGATTACAGCGAGTGCGATTCATAACGTTTGATATATAAAGGCAATTATAAATGAAGACAGCTTATTAGATGATGCCTAAAAAACACAAAACCTACTCTCAAAGCGTCCACCCTTATACTTTTAAATAAACCGGACGGCAGATCAATCAAATCAGCATACTGACGAAACACAGCACCCAGATGCCTGCAAAAATCGCCCGCCCTCTGCCTGGATACTCGATCCAGGACCTTGCGATTACAGGTTTACCAGAAACAGAATAAACACAGATTAGCAGATATCACCTCAGCGATATCAGAAGACCAGGATCCCGGCAGCTCTAAAAGCACCACGGATGAACAGATGAAAGGTATTACAGGCCGCGTTGATGATCCTGTCGGAGAAACACCCGCTCAGGCGTTTCAATTGCGGTCCGCAGCTGCCTGAGCATAGTATCAAGATCCCGGTTTAGAACGCCTTTCAGAACCAGAAAATTAGACGCATGATCACTGCGAAATATGGTGCTTGTCAGTTTGAGTTCAGACAGAAACAGCTCCATCTCCTGAAACAGCTGGCGCTGATTCAGGGCGTTAAAATCGCCACCAAACCCGTCGTGGACACGCTGATTTCCGCGTCGGGAAAACAGCACCAGAGTCGCGAGATATTCAGGCTGAACCGCGTTTATCAGCGTTGCCGACGCCCGGGCATGCTGCTCAGTCATACGCACACCCCCCAGACCATTGATCAGCATCACCGATGTTTTGATCCCCGCATGCCTGGCTTTAAGCAGCCCGTCAACAGTGCTCTGAAAGGTCTCGCCTTTATCAATGCAGCGCAACACATCATCATCGCCACTCTCCGCCCCGACGTAGATCAGTTTCAGCCCCAGATCACGAAGCACCTGAAGCTGTTCAACTGATTTATTCTTGAGGTTTGAAGGCAGCGCGTAAGCAGACACGCGGGTAACATCAGGCAGGTGGGTACGGATCGCTTCCAGAATCGTTTTAAGGCGCCGGAACGATAACACCATCGCATCACCGTCCCCGAGAAAAACTCTTCTTACACCGGGTAATTGCTGACCACAGCGAATAATCTCTTCAAGCAGCCGAGCTTCACTTTTGGGCTTAAATTGCTTCTGTGGATCGATATACATCTCACAGAAAGTACAACGGTTCCAGCTACAACCATTGGTCACCTGAAGAATAAGAGAGTTTGCCTCACTGGGCGGACGATACAGTGGCTCTATATAGCTTATCGGAGGGTTTACCAGAGACCGGTTCATTGTCAGCCAGTGACCGCTTTATTAAATATACGGTCGAAGTTATCGCTGGTTATCTCGGCCACTTCTTCGATCCGCAGACCTTTGATATCGGCAACACACTGCGCAACTTCGACAACATACTGCGGCTCATTGGGCTTACCACGATATGGCACCGGGGCCAGATAGGGAGAGTCTGTTTCGATCAACAGGTTTTCCATCGGAACCTGACGGACAACCTCACGGAGCTCTGCTGCATTACGGAAGGTGATGATTCCGGAAAAAGAGATCATGAAATTCAGGTCCATCGCCTGCCGCGCCATTTCCCAGTTTTCGGTGAAACAGTGCAACACGCCAGCGACGTCCGTATCAACGTGCTGACGTAATATGCTAATGGTATCTTCACGGGCATCACGGGTATGCACAATCACCGGTAAGCGCGCTTCAGCCGATGCTTTGAGATGGTTTACAAAGCTCTCCCGTTGCTGCTCTACTGTGTCTTTCTGGTAATAGTAATCCAGTCCGGTTTCACCCAGCGCAATCACATTTGCATCGGCGGCATAACCGAGCAACGTGGCGACTTCCGGGACCCCATCAGATACATGCAGCGGATGCACACCCGCCGACGCATAGACATTATCAAAGCGATTAACCGTCTCAAGCATCTCAGGCAGGTTTTGCAAATCGATAGCGACACACAGCATCCGGGAAACGTTCTTCCCGGTGGCGGCATCGATAACTGACTGAAGATCATTATTACAGGCAGACAGGTCGAGCCTGTCCAGGTGACAGTGAGAATCTACAAACATGGGGTAACTCAGAATTACATGGTATTGGTGCGTCGGCCCGAATTCAGCTGTGTCGCAATATAGGTTTCGATCTTGGAGATCAGCGTAGCATCATCCTGAGACAGCTGAATACCAATACCCGGTATTCGTCCTCCCTGAGCCGCACGCGGGGTGACCCAGATAACCTTGCCGGTCACCGGAATCTTGTCGTCTTCATCGATCAGACTTAGCAGCATAAACACCTCTTCGCCAAGCTGATAAGTTCGGGTAGTAGGAATGAATAACCCGCCATTTTTGATAAAGGGCATATATGATTTATAGAGATCTTCCTTGGTCTCAATTGCCAGGGAGAGAATTCCATGACTCATGCGGGGTACAACTGACATAGGCCGTATAGCCTCCCTAGTACTGATTTCATCCTAAATTGACACTGCCTATATCTTACTATCGCTTTATGCTGCTGTATATCCTGTCAGCCCAGTTAGTTAGCCCGCGGCAGTGAATACCATTCACTTAAAAGCTTCTCCATTAACAATTGCTTATTCGGATTACGACGAAACATCAGATCCTTGCGCGCAGCCTGTACCTGATCAGCAAAGCGGTAGAGTTTCCGACTGCTGACTTTACGCGCCAGTGCCAGCAGCATATTTTTGGCATCTGCGTGCCGCAACAATTCAGGATCAGCCTGCCCCTCGGCAGACCTGGCGATATCGACTGTCCAGCTATAGACCCAGCCAAGCACCAGCTCAAGATCTTCTTTATACAGCGACTGTGCCACCTCAACAGCGCTACTGCGACTTTTCAGAATATCTGCCAACCCCTTGAGAACTTTGGCCCGCAGCCCCAGAAGGTCGTCCTGCTTATACGCCAGCGCCTGCAGTGGAGAGTTATGAGCAATGACTAACAGCTGAGCGGCTTCTGAGGCGTCAACTTCAAGCTGAGTAGCAACCCACTGGGTTGCCAGCGGTATATCCGCTGGCGGCATATCAACCCGCTGGCAACGACTCTTAATGGTCGGCAGCATCTGCCCTAAACGATGGGTCAGAAGCATCAGCAACGTGTTCGAGCCCGGCTCTTCCAGCATTTTCAGCAGAGCGTTGGCAGCATTGATGTTCATACTGTCGGCAGGATCGATAATCACTACACGATAACCACCCTGCTGCGCGGTGGAGTAGATAAAGTCGGTCAGCTCTCGGATCTGGTCAATCTTTATCGGCTTCCCCGGCTCGTCGGGCTTAAGCTGATAGAGATCCGGATGACCACCACTTCCGGTCAGCTCACAGCTACGACAGTGCCCGCAAGCCGCGCCCCCCTGTGGATTGCGGCAAAGCACATAATTCGCCAGCGCCAGCGCAAAGCAGGCTTTACCGATCCCCTCGGGGCCATTAATCAGCAGCGCATGGGGAAAACGGTTCTGCGCTTTCAGTTCAAGAAGGTATTCCCACCGGCCTTTCAGCCAGGGCAATACTACTGGTCGATCCTGCCAGAGTGAATCACTCACCAGCCTGCTCCTGAAGGTAACGTTCAAGCACCGCAGCGATCTGCTGCTGCACCTGCTCCAGCGTGCCTGAAGCATCGATCACCGCAAAGCGTTCTGGATCTGCCGCAGCGCGTTCCAGATAGGCGTCTCTAACCTGCTCGAAGAAAGCCATTCGCTCATTTTCAAAGCGATCCAGATCACCGCGCTGGCGGGCACGGGCCAGACCAATATCAACCGGCAGATCGAGCAGGATAGTCAGATCGGGTTGCAGGCCTCGCTGAACCATGGTCTCAAGCTGGCCGATCATCACTTTACTGAGCCCCCGTCCACCGCCCTGATATGCGAAGGTGGCATCGGTAAAGCGATCGCAAAGCACCCAGCGGCCTTCAGCCAGCGTTGGGCGAATGACCTGCTCAAGGTGTTGCGCACGCGCGGCAAACACCAACAATAACTCCGCATCGTCAGCCACGTCCTCATCACGATTAGCCAACAACAGTTCACGTACCTGTTCAGCCAGCGGTGTACCGCCGGGCTCACGGGTCAGCTGATAACGGATCTGATGCTGCTGCAATACAGAT belongs to Amphritea atlantica and includes:
- a CDS encoding dTMP kinase, whose protein sequence is MSTGRFITLEGTEGVGKSTNLRFIESVLQQHQIRYQLTREPGGTPLAEQVRELLLANRDEDVADDAELLLVFAARAQHLEQVIRPTLAEGRWVLCDRFTDATFAYQGGGRGLSKVMIGQLETMVQRGLQPDLTILLDLPVDIGLARARQRGDLDRFENERMAFFEQVRDAYLERAAADPERFAVIDASGTLEQVQQQIAAVLERYLQEQAGE